A region from the Sandaracinus amylolyticus genome encodes:
- a CDS encoding ATP-binding protein: protein MHDALHIPTLAACFGESAEAVWVIRREGRPWFANAAAERSASIGGAALAASLERARALVVERGESARVEVDTGVVRVMRASPVRDAEGRVVAVTIVATVRDTTRAPSPVERERARLQRIIDHAPALVAILRGPDHVYELINERFKQTIPEAGSLIGTSARAHRTDLVAQQFVARLDHVHKTGEAYESVEVPRVVEREDGPETIYLTFVFQPILRESDRSMVDGVVTFAFDVTESVLARKQVEETSRAKDEFLSTLSHELRTPLNAIVGWSHLLRTGALQGTQMQRALEAIDRNAKVQKRLIDDLLDFSRMVSGKLGVNDGVVDLAELVTTAVDSIRPAAEAKRLQLSTRLEARPLVSGDPDRLHQVIANLLSNATKFTGPRGRVEVVVRATEDRAELEVRDDGVGIDPSLLPHVFERYRQADGSTTRRHGGLGLGLAIARAIVEMHGGRIDAWSEGIGRGTIMRVSLPWSLEPERDEPASVGVRLAAGVPRLAGVRVLVVDDEIDACVLAETVLRRAGAEVRSTSTASRALDLLHEGEVDVLVSDLGMPELDGFTLIQRVRAMPSPACRVPAVALTGYARAEDRVRAVDAGYDAFLTKPLDVDALALAVARAAGRVAE from the coding sequence ATGCACGACGCCCTGCACATCCCGACGCTCGCCGCATGCTTCGGCGAGTCTGCCGAGGCGGTGTGGGTGATCCGGCGCGAGGGTCGTCCCTGGTTCGCCAACGCGGCTGCGGAGCGCAGCGCGAGCATCGGCGGCGCGGCGCTCGCTGCGAGCCTCGAGCGCGCGCGCGCGCTGGTGGTGGAGCGCGGCGAGAGCGCGCGCGTCGAGGTCGACACCGGCGTCGTGCGCGTGATGCGCGCGAGCCCGGTGCGCGACGCCGAGGGGCGCGTCGTCGCGGTCACGATCGTCGCGACGGTCCGCGACACGACGCGCGCGCCTTCGCCCGTCGAGCGCGAGCGCGCGCGGCTGCAGCGCATCATCGACCACGCGCCCGCGCTGGTCGCGATCCTGCGCGGGCCCGATCACGTCTACGAGCTCATCAACGAGCGCTTCAAGCAGACGATCCCCGAGGCGGGCTCGCTGATCGGCACGAGCGCGCGCGCACACCGCACCGATCTCGTCGCGCAGCAGTTCGTCGCGCGCCTCGATCACGTGCACAAGACCGGCGAGGCGTACGAGTCGGTCGAGGTGCCGCGCGTGGTCGAGCGCGAAGACGGCCCCGAGACGATCTACCTGACCTTCGTCTTCCAGCCGATCCTGCGCGAGTCGGACCGCAGCATGGTCGACGGCGTCGTCACGTTCGCGTTCGACGTCACCGAGTCGGTGCTCGCGCGCAAGCAGGTCGAGGAGACGAGCCGCGCGAAGGACGAGTTCCTCAGCACGCTCAGCCACGAGCTGCGCACGCCGCTCAACGCGATCGTCGGGTGGTCGCACCTCCTGCGGACCGGCGCGCTGCAGGGCACGCAGATGCAGCGCGCGCTCGAGGCGATCGACCGCAACGCGAAGGTGCAGAAGCGGCTCATCGACGACCTGCTCGACTTCTCGCGGATGGTGAGCGGCAAGCTCGGCGTGAACGACGGAGTCGTCGATCTCGCGGAGCTCGTCACGACGGCGGTCGACTCGATCCGACCCGCCGCCGAAGCCAAGCGCCTGCAGCTCTCCACGCGCCTCGAGGCGCGCCCTCTGGTCTCGGGCGATCCCGATCGACTGCACCAGGTGATCGCGAACCTGCTCTCGAACGCGACGAAATTCACGGGGCCACGGGGACGCGTCGAGGTCGTGGTGCGCGCGACCGAGGATCGCGCGGAGCTCGAGGTGCGCGACGACGGAGTGGGCATCGACCCTTCGCTCCTGCCGCACGTGTTCGAGCGCTATCGACAGGCCGACGGATCGACGACGCGCCGTCACGGCGGGCTCGGCCTGGGGCTCGCGATCGCGCGCGCGATCGTCGAGATGCACGGCGGCCGCATCGACGCGTGGAGCGAGGGCATCGGCCGCGGCACGATCATGCGGGTGTCGCTGCCGTGGTCGCTCGAGCCCGAGCGCGACGAGCCGGCGTCGGTCGGCGTGCGCCTGGCCGCCGGAGTGCCGCGCCTCGCGGGCGTGCGCGTCCTCGTGGTCGACGACGAGATCGACGCGTGCGTGCTCGCCGAGACGGTCCTGCGGCGCGCGGGCGCGGAGGTGCGCTCGACCTCGACCGCCTCGCGCGCGCTCGACCTGCTGCACGAGGGCGAGGTCGACGTGCTGGTGTCGGATCTCGGCATGCCCGAGCTCGATGGCTTCACGCTGATCCAGCGGGTGCGCGCGATGCCCTCGCCCGCGTGCCGCGTGCCCGCGGTCGCGCTCACCGGCTACGCGCGCGCGGAGGATCGTGTCCGCGCAGTCGACGCGGGCTACGACGCGTTCCTGACCAAGCCGCTCGACGTGGACGCGCTCGCGCTCGCGGTCGCGCGCGCGGCCGGGCGCGTCGCCGAGTGA
- a CDS encoding WD40/YVTN/BNR-like repeat-containing protein, whose product MIARHVAPAVALCALAASSAHAHGGRLQTQHVIVEDGRVTSIATFGLLARDAPDAPFRWTCQESIPDAVAGIATPGVVIGERVLLAGNFGIVRGERRGCAWSRDDATRDRFVPDVVRAPDGAVLAVTGDGGRENHVMRSDDGGLSFAPVGAPLPEGLLADRLRVAGSRIYVVGTTREAGSIALRGAIARSDDAGATWRELDLGALEDDERVVRGLEIEPGDPDVLFVVVQGAEHDRLVRTTDGGETWAEIVTLAALPGPIERPFALAHGLGGDVFFGNTGTGLSVLRASGAIDPVDEGVSVACLARDGASMWMCGDGLLDGFALARFALDAPYAREPALRFDEIERRACESEVDCLCDAWWSDFRIEAELDGGITSCDAGAAPPPRGGGCACSVPASARGSWPLALGGMVNIALLALRRAKRAC is encoded by the coding sequence GTGATCGCGCGGCACGTCGCGCCGGCGGTCGCGCTGTGTGCGCTCGCGGCGTCCAGCGCGCACGCCCACGGAGGGCGGCTGCAGACGCAGCACGTGATCGTCGAGGACGGGCGCGTCACGTCGATCGCGACGTTCGGCCTCCTCGCGCGCGACGCGCCCGATGCGCCGTTCCGCTGGACGTGCCAGGAGTCGATCCCCGACGCGGTCGCGGGCATCGCGACGCCGGGCGTCGTGATCGGCGAGCGCGTGCTGCTCGCGGGCAACTTCGGGATCGTGCGCGGCGAGCGGCGTGGGTGTGCGTGGTCGCGCGACGACGCGACGCGCGACCGCTTCGTGCCCGACGTGGTGCGTGCGCCCGACGGTGCGGTGCTCGCGGTGACGGGCGACGGCGGGCGCGAGAACCACGTGATGCGCAGCGACGACGGCGGCCTCTCGTTCGCGCCGGTCGGCGCGCCCCTGCCCGAGGGTCTGCTCGCCGATCGGCTGCGCGTCGCCGGCTCGCGCATCTACGTCGTCGGCACGACGCGCGAGGCAGGCTCGATCGCGCTGCGCGGCGCGATCGCTCGCAGCGACGACGCGGGCGCGACGTGGCGCGAGCTCGATCTCGGTGCGCTCGAGGACGACGAGCGCGTGGTGCGCGGCCTCGAGATCGAGCCCGGCGATCCCGACGTGCTCTTCGTGGTCGTGCAGGGCGCCGAGCACGACCGTCTCGTGCGCACGACCGACGGCGGCGAGACGTGGGCCGAGATCGTCACGCTGGCCGCGCTTCCCGGCCCGATCGAGCGTCCGTTCGCGCTCGCGCACGGCCTCGGCGGCGACGTGTTCTTCGGCAACACCGGCACGGGGCTCTCGGTGTTGCGCGCGAGCGGCGCGATCGATCCCGTCGACGAAGGCGTCTCGGTCGCGTGCCTCGCGCGCGACGGCGCGTCGATGTGGATGTGCGGCGACGGCCTGCTCGACGGGTTCGCGCTCGCGCGCTTCGCGCTCGACGCGCCCTACGCGCGCGAGCCGGCGCTGCGCTTCGACGAGATCGAGCGACGCGCGTGCGAGAGCGAGGTCGACTGCCTGTGCGACGCGTGGTGGAGCGACTTCCGCATCGAGGCGGAGCTCGATGGAGGGATCACTTCGTGCGACGCCGGCGCCGCGCCTCCACCGCGTGGCGGTGGATGTGCGTGCTCCGTCCCTGCGAGTGCGCGTGGCTCGTGGCCGCTCGCTCTCGGAGGAATGGTGAACATCGCGCTGCTCGCGTTGCGCCGGGCGAAGCGCGCGTGTTAA
- a CDS encoding c-type cytochrome domain-containing protein, whose amino-acid sequence MTGSRAMPSIAVLLLLACGGDGDSPRCDDAGLPSACEDVPVPTYEALHRDVLRPSCGRDGPSCHGEGSRMPLSFVDVEASRDALLEHYVVPGSLACSELFRRVTSDEPFVRMPPAEPLPEAARCAIARWIEASAP is encoded by the coding sequence GTGACGGGCTCGCGCGCGATGCCGTCGATCGCGGTGCTCCTCCTCCTCGCGTGCGGCGGTGACGGAGATTCGCCGCGCTGCGACGACGCGGGCCTGCCGAGCGCGTGCGAGGACGTGCCGGTGCCCACGTACGAGGCGCTCCATCGCGACGTGCTGCGACCGAGCTGCGGGCGCGACGGTCCGAGCTGTCACGGCGAAGGCAGCCGCATGCCGCTCTCGTTCGTCGACGTCGAGGCCTCGCGCGACGCGCTCCTCGAGCACTACGTCGTGCCCGGCTCGCTCGCGTGCAGCGAGCTGTTCCGACGAGTAACCTCGGACGAACCGTTCGTCCGGATGCCCCCTGCCGAACCGCTCCCGGAGGCCGCTCGATGTGCGATCGCACGCTGGATCGAGGCCAGCGCTCCCTGA
- a CDS encoding MbnP family copper-binding protein — MLRLFASLILTLSLASCDGEEARRPVTIDLEGRVGDRAFECGGAYEGIGTTSSTFTALDFRFYVHDVRVVLEGGEEVPVQLEDDGVWQTVSSEGGGIALIDFEDGDGCEGGNAPTNTQLVGTIPDRDGAITGVRFRLGVPEARNHLDSATAPSPMNLSSMYWGWQGGYKYVRIEGASTGQSSWLLHLGATGCSGDARMGTRTCTARNEGSIALDAFDPARDVIVADLASMLATSDVDADAGGAPGCMSDADDPECAVLFDALGVTGDAQSLFRVEARNE, encoded by the coding sequence ATGCTGCGTCTCTTCGCTTCGCTGATCCTCACGCTCTCGCTCGCGTCGTGCGACGGTGAGGAGGCACGACGCCCGGTGACGATCGATCTCGAAGGTCGCGTCGGCGATCGCGCGTTCGAGTGCGGTGGCGCGTACGAAGGGATCGGCACCACGTCGAGCACCTTCACCGCGCTCGACTTCCGCTTCTACGTGCACGACGTGCGCGTCGTGCTCGAGGGCGGCGAAGAGGTCCCGGTGCAGCTCGAGGACGACGGCGTCTGGCAGACCGTGTCCTCCGAAGGCGGCGGCATCGCGCTGATCGACTTCGAGGACGGCGACGGCTGCGAGGGCGGCAACGCGCCGACGAACACGCAGCTCGTCGGCACGATCCCGGATCGCGACGGCGCGATCACCGGCGTGCGCTTCCGACTCGGCGTGCCCGAGGCGCGCAACCACCTCGACTCCGCGACCGCGCCGTCGCCGATGAACCTCAGCTCGATGTACTGGGGCTGGCAGGGCGGCTACAAGTACGTGCGCATCGAGGGCGCGAGCACCGGGCAGAGCTCGTGGCTGCTCCACCTCGGCGCGACCGGCTGCAGCGGCGACGCGCGCATGGGCACCCGCACCTGCACCGCGCGCAACGAGGGCTCGATCGCGCTCGACGCGTTCGATCCCGCGCGCGACGTGATCGTCGCGGACCTCGCGTCGATGCTCGCGACGAGCGACGTCGACGCCGACGCCGGCGGCGCGCCGGGCTGCATGTCGGACGCCGACGACCCCGAGTGCGCCGTGCTCTTCGACGCGCTGGGCGTGACGGGCGACGCGCAGTCGCTCTTCCGCGTCGAGGCGCGCAACGAGTGA
- a CDS encoding methanobactin export MATE transporter MbnM, whose translation MRRASIALVALVIGLGCEERSGWQWDLPAGFPTPRVPEDNPMSAEKVELGRFLFYDVRLSGNETQSCASCHRQDLAFTDGVAVSTGSTGDLTPRGSMSLVNVAYVPTLTWANPALVSLEDQALVPMFGEHPVELGLSGREDELLARLRDATLPTGATYGELFAAAFPGEGDPITVANVVRALASFERSIVSARAPYDRWAHQGDESAMSESALRGMDLFFSERLECFHCHGGFNFTDSVAHDGQPLPENGFHNTGLYNVDGRGGYPETNRGLYDHTRDARDMGRFRAPSLRNVELTAPYMHDGSIATLDEVLDHYAAGGRTVDGGPNAGVGAESPLKSIFLHGFELTTQEREDVLAFLRSLTDREVLTDPRFADPF comes from the coding sequence ATGCGACGGGCGAGCATCGCGCTCGTCGCGCTGGTGATCGGGCTCGGCTGCGAGGAGCGCAGCGGCTGGCAGTGGGATCTGCCCGCGGGCTTCCCCACGCCCCGCGTGCCCGAGGACAACCCGATGAGCGCCGAGAAGGTCGAGCTCGGGCGCTTCCTCTTCTACGACGTGCGCCTCTCGGGCAACGAGACGCAGTCGTGCGCGAGCTGTCATCGACAGGATCTCGCGTTCACCGACGGCGTCGCGGTCTCGACCGGCTCGACCGGCGATCTCACGCCGCGCGGATCGATGTCGCTCGTCAACGTCGCTTACGTGCCGACGCTGACGTGGGCCAACCCCGCGCTCGTCTCGCTCGAGGACCAGGCGCTCGTTCCGATGTTCGGCGAGCACCCGGTGGAGCTCGGCCTCTCGGGCCGCGAGGACGAGCTGCTCGCGCGCCTGCGCGACGCCACGCTGCCGACCGGCGCGACGTATGGCGAGCTCTTCGCCGCTGCGTTCCCGGGCGAGGGCGATCCGATCACCGTCGCGAACGTCGTGCGCGCGCTCGCGAGCTTCGAGCGCTCGATCGTCAGCGCCCGCGCTCCGTACGATCGCTGGGCGCACCAGGGCGACGAGAGCGCGATGAGCGAGTCCGCGCTGCGCGGGATGGATCTCTTCTTCTCGGAGCGCCTCGAGTGCTTCCACTGCCACGGTGGGTTCAACTTCACCGACTCGGTGGCGCACGACGGGCAGCCGCTCCCCGAGAACGGGTTCCACAACACCGGGCTCTACAACGTCGACGGGCGCGGCGGCTATCCGGAGACCAACCGCGGTCTCTACGACCACACCCGCGATGCGCGCGACATGGGCCGCTTCCGCGCGCCGAGCCTTCGCAACGTCGAGCTGACCGCGCCGTACATGCACGACGGCTCGATCGCGACGCTCGACGAGGTGCTCGATCACTACGCCGCGGGCGGACGCACCGTCGACGGCGGGCCGAACGCCGGCGTCGGCGCGGAGAGCCCGCTCAAGAGCATCTTCCTGCACGGGTTCGAGCTGACGACGCAGGAGCGCGAGGACGTGCTCGCGTTCTTGCGCAGCCTGACCGATCGCGAGGTGCTCACCGATCCGCGCTTCGCGGATCCGTTCTGA
- a CDS encoding response regulator, whose product MDVVIVDDHDDTREVAAEVLRLQGFAVRDFARAEDALDAMESEPPRAAIIDLTLGAMSGEDLARKLRSTGTADHVALVAMTGHTSARENEERLWDCVLIKPVDPFDLARTLRDIVAQK is encoded by the coding sequence ATGGACGTCGTCATCGTCGACGACCACGACGACACGCGCGAGGTCGCTGCGGAGGTGCTGCGGCTGCAGGGGTTCGCCGTCCGCGACTTCGCGCGCGCCGAGGACGCGCTCGACGCGATGGAGTCGGAGCCGCCGCGCGCTGCGATCATCGATCTGACGCTCGGCGCGATGAGCGGCGAGGACCTCGCGCGGAAGCTGCGCTCGACGGGCACCGCGGATCACGTCGCGCTGGTCGCGATGACCGGGCACACGAGCGCGCGCGAGAACGAAGAGCGTCTCTGGGACTGCGTGCTGATCAAGCCGGTCGATCCGTTCGACCTCGCGCGCACCCTGCGCGACATCGTCGCGCAGAAGTAG
- a CDS encoding response regulator, with the protein MLRTARSPLRVLVVEDNEDIADMLALLLERWGHEVTLRRDGRSGLAAGLAGAFDLALLDLGLPELDGFELARQLRAARGAESPVLIAVSGYAQPEDVEEARRAGFDRHVAKPVSERGIRSLLRMARRKKDRNATISIDAEEFRT; encoded by the coding sequence ATGCTTCGCACCGCGCGTTCGCCGCTCCGCGTCCTGGTCGTCGAGGACAACGAGGACATCGCCGACATGCTCGCACTGCTCCTCGAGCGCTGGGGCCACGAGGTCACGCTCCGACGCGACGGACGGAGCGGGCTCGCGGCGGGCCTCGCGGGGGCGTTCGATCTCGCGCTGCTGGACCTCGGGCTCCCGGAGCTCGACGGGTTCGAGCTCGCGCGCCAGCTGCGCGCGGCGCGCGGCGCGGAGTCGCCGGTGCTGATCGCGGTGTCCGGCTACGCGCAGCCGGAGGACGTCGAGGAGGCGCGGCGCGCGGGCTTCGATCGACACGTGGCGAAGCCGGTGAGCGAGCGCGGCATCCGGAGCCTGCTGCGGATGGCGCGGCGGAAGAAGGATCGCAACGCGACGATCAGCATCGACGCGGAGGAGTTCCGCACCTGA
- a CDS encoding sensor histidine kinase, producing the protein MRPRLQSSPRRERIESGVHPAARRTAAARARLELALGLLAEEDGIESAEQEITLAIDLLSRDLGTIDELRAQLDAREREIDEARREASRAKAQLLAMVSHELRTPLNAMLGYASMLSHGVGGALSPEQQHKAERIEANGRELLGVIEQMLELAALDAGAMTVELQDLDLGATVRDAIRSLEPSSSRPDLRVELVIDATVPRLRTDPAKLAKVVRCLVGNALKFTREGEVRVDVRRVLHGASIAVRDTGIGIAPEEQSRVFDPFHQVDGSPTRTVGGTGLGLASARRLARLLGGDITLESALGEGSTFVVWLPDDEARG; encoded by the coding sequence ATGCGACCCCGACTGCAATCATCGCCACGTCGTGAGCGCATCGAGTCCGGAGTCCATCCCGCCGCGCGTCGTACAGCGGCGGCGCGTGCGCGCCTCGAGCTCGCGCTCGGGTTGCTCGCGGAGGAGGACGGGATCGAGAGCGCCGAACAGGAGATCACGCTCGCGATCGATCTCCTCTCGCGCGACCTCGGCACGATCGACGAGCTGCGCGCGCAGCTCGACGCGCGCGAGCGCGAGATCGACGAGGCGCGCCGCGAGGCCTCGCGCGCGAAGGCGCAGCTCCTCGCGATGGTCTCCCACGAGCTCCGCACACCGCTGAACGCGATGCTCGGCTACGCGTCGATGCTCTCTCACGGCGTCGGCGGCGCGCTCTCGCCGGAGCAGCAGCACAAGGCCGAGCGCATCGAGGCGAACGGGCGCGAGCTGCTCGGCGTCATCGAGCAGATGCTCGAGCTCGCCGCGCTCGACGCGGGCGCGATGACGGTGGAGCTGCAGGACCTCGATCTCGGGGCCACCGTGCGCGACGCGATCCGCAGCCTCGAGCCCTCGTCGTCGCGTCCCGATCTGCGCGTCGAGCTCGTGATCGACGCCACCGTGCCGCGCCTGCGTACCGATCCCGCGAAGCTCGCGAAGGTCGTGCGCTGTCTCGTGGGCAACGCGCTGAAGTTCACGCGCGAGGGCGAGGTGCGCGTCGACGTCCGACGCGTGCTCCACGGTGCGAGCATCGCGGTGCGCGACACCGGAATCGGCATCGCGCCCGAGGAGCAGTCGCGCGTGTTCGATCCGTTCCACCAGGTCGACGGATCGCCGACGCGAACGGTCGGTGGGACCGGGCTCGGTCTCGCGAGCGCGCGTCGGCTCGCGCGCCTCCTCGGCGGCGACATCACGCTGGAGAGCGCGCTCGGCGAAGGCTCGACGTTCGTGGTGTGGCTCCCCGACGACGAAGCGCGGGGCTGA